A stretch of the Pedobacter sp. MC2016-14 genome encodes the following:
- a CDS encoding cell surface protein, with product MNFKNQFLIVLVFAGLFSACKKDEEAEVPPAAKMAIETPAVEAKVSEKTTFSVSTTNGKGFQHEWKLDGTVVSTLTSYDFTPAKSGTYIIDYTATNAAGTFTYKYTVTVPVPEVPVGTNSNRFVTTLFEYLPAPGQYTNKSIGSLATAKGLEGKQGTLVSLGAWGGYIVMGFDHTVINQTGKDDIIVYGNAFATFAEPGIVWVMQDENGNGRPDDTWYEIKGSEFGKEGYVRDYEVTYTKPAVGGSVSWRDNKGKTGVVTLTNATFQAYPVDVTTNEYTIKGSLLPSSNIFMPTPTSISSLPFTFGYADNTVGGDNVDIANAVDKNGNSVMLKGIDFIKIQTGIQANLGWLGELSTEVTGIADISLIK from the coding sequence ATGAATTTTAAAAATCAGTTCCTTATTGTTTTAGTGTTTGCAGGCTTGTTTTCAGCCTGTAAAAAAGATGAAGAAGCAGAAGTACCACCAGCAGCAAAAATGGCCATTGAAACACCTGCTGTTGAGGCTAAAGTGAGTGAGAAAACTACATTTTCGGTATCTACAACCAACGGTAAGGGATTTCAGCATGAGTGGAAACTGGACGGTACAGTAGTGAGTACATTAACCTCTTATGACTTTACCCCAGCAAAATCAGGGACTTATATTATTGATTATACCGCCACGAATGCAGCAGGTACATTCACGTACAAATATACAGTTACGGTGCCCGTGCCAGAAGTGCCGGTAGGTACCAACAGCAATCGTTTTGTTACTACCTTATTTGAATACCTGCCTGCTCCAGGCCAGTATACAAACAAATCTATAGGAAGTTTGGCTACGGCTAAAGGGCTGGAAGGTAAGCAAGGAACATTGGTATCTTTAGGAGCTTGGGGAGGTTATATTGTTATGGGCTTTGATCATACCGTGATTAACCAAACAGGTAAAGATGACATCATCGTTTACGGAAACGCATTTGCTACTTTTGCTGAGCCGGGTATTGTTTGGGTGATGCAGGACGAGAACGGAAATGGAAGGCCTGACGATACCTGGTACGAAATAAAAGGAAGTGAGTTTGGTAAAGAAGGTTATGTACGTGATTACGAAGTCACATACACGAAACCAGCTGTTGGCGGCAGTGTTTCCTGGCGAGATAATAAGGGAAAAACAGGAGTGGTTACTTTAACAAATGCAACCTTCCAGGCTTATCCTGTAGATGTTACTACAAATGAATATACCATCAAGGGATCATTATTACCTTCATCTAATATTTTTATGCCTACACCCACCAGCATCAGCAGTCTTCCTTTTACTTTTGGTTATGCTGATAATACAGTTGGTGGAGATAATGTTGATATCGCTAATGCCGTTGATAAAAACGGTAATTCAGTAATGTTAAAAGGTATTGATTTTATAAAAATACAAACAGGCATTCAGGCAAATCTTGGTTGGCTTGGCGAATTGTCTACAGAAGTTACCGGCATTGCCGATATCAGCTTGATTAAGTAA